Below is a genomic region from Medicago truncatula cultivar Jemalong A17 chromosome 3, MtrunA17r5.0-ANR, whole genome shotgun sequence.
TGGCTTATTGTTGACAATTGTAATTATAAGTTTGTGAgtaaaatgattaaattaaaaaaacaaaatttggcttattattaattaaaattatttttgaaacatttaattatttaataaaaattcggttttataaataaaacaatttttttaaaaaaaataatataccatttgccaggggttaaacCTCTCGCAAGTCCCTGGTGTATGTTGATCCGATTTGACCTTCCATCAGTCAGAGCAGACTGCAGAGTTGCAGAAAAAAGTGAGGGAATATGTCAGGGGTTAAGACAGGGAAAAAGCCAGGGGTTTAGCCCCTTGTTTTTTTCCCAGGGTGTAGCCCCTCACAATGTTTGCGACGAGGTGTTTTGCGAGTGTTTCCGCCCCTAGCAAATTCCCTCACAAACGTCCCTTTTCTCAAGGATTTTGCCCCTGACAAAAGGCaatgtttcttgtagtgtaTGCACTCCAAAcgtgtttcttttctttttactcTATTTTGGACATATATGCACAAAGGATCGATTTGAtaactaaatatataattaaataacttgtTTGATAGTTTTGCATATATTGtaaggatcaatttgatatttttcacAATAATTCAAGGACTAGTGTGATTTCAAAAATATCACATAAGGGATTacattcatcttcaacctcttatGGTTAATGGTATTATAAACGTCTAATACAATATAACTAGATCTCCTACCCATGCTGTCGCACGTGTCATATATAGTGTGTAATAAAATAAAGCtcgcacgggtcatatatagTGTGTAATAAAATAAAGCTCAAACATATAATATTGATTGTTGTTAAAGAAAGTCAATTACAAAATAAGCTCAAAGCTCTCATATGTATTGTGTAATATAAGAAAGCAGAAGATGACATAAAATATTTGTAGATGTAGGAGAAAGTCAAGTACAAAATACAACATTGGTTGTATTATCAATGCAATAACCATTTTCATCGGTTATGAGAATTTTCAAACCATTTCTTGATGTTACCCTTTAAATTGCGACATATAATTGGCCGTGAGAGAAGATTGATTGTGGTAGGTAGATGCCAACCTGTTTTAGTGATTGACATTGACGTTTGTTAATGGTCATAGCAAAACAAACCATAATAGGAACTGCCTACTTTGGAACTTGAATGAAATTCTGGTGTGTGAAGATTGCAATGATAGTCTCGGCACATACACCTTATCACCAATGTTGGCTTCCTGATATCATCATTccttctaaaatatatttatccaTTCTTGTATTGTCGGTATATCATGCCAATGTACAAATTTAAatcaaagagaaaataatatagGATGCAATGTTTACTATCGTTCCaggaataaaaaagaaaaaaaaagaggggaaAGACAACCTTACTGTTGTCTTAATAAATGTTGTCAGTTTAGTTTTAGCTAGTAGTATCTACCTCATAGGCAATTACTTTTACACATAGAAAGTCACTGAATTGGCAAAACAAATGGATATAGCATGAACATTAGTAATAACTAAATTAGTAGTGATTAGTAATTAGCAAAGAAAGAATAGCCATGCCATTTCTCATGGAgtataagaataaaaattataggcaaaaaatccaaataatttatccaaataaaatctcaacacggaaaaatcaattataaaggttataattattagaaaatatgtCCATGTATTTGAAACTTAGATCAACTGCATTCATTTTTAAACTCTAAAAAGACACCATTTTTTTATCTAAACTCTAAAAAGACACCATTTTCAATCGAAACtcttaaagaagaaaaacacatgATTAGAGACActttaaaataatgattgaaacatagTTATTGATACATTAGTTTTATGACCACATATAGGCTTCATTTATAAACTTTTACAGAAAAACATGCAGCACTTTGGTTGATTACGCACTAtataataatattgagtttCACTTTGTGTTCATTTTTAATCTTCCcatcttaaaattaaataactcgGGTTATCTTGAGAAACGTTGTGCATTAAACATCAAATCAAAATGAGCATCGATACATATACATCCAAACGTGGAGGAACCACTTTGTACACCCTCCTACCTGTCAAAAATAGTAATAAGATAATAATCCAATGTCATGTcagcaaaattaaaaaaaaaaaaaagtctttgttCACTCTCTCTCATAACTCATCATCCCAATCGCTCTCTTTCCCTTTCATCCTATTTTCTCGCCCTTTCTTGTTCTCTCATCTCGGTTTGTTGGTTGTCTCGTCGACTGTGCCAAAATTTGCCCCCTCCCACAAAATCGTTGGCGAGGTGATTAACTATTTCCACAACTAATTTCAAAATTACCTTAATTTCAGTCTTTAATAAACATTGTACCACTGTTCCTTAGAGAGAAAACTCAGGCGAGggagaagagaaaaagagagataGATCAGCCTaaggagagagaaggagaagaaatgCAGATTAGATTTGAGGGGAAGGAGAGAGTTCAGAGAGGGGAAGGAGAGAGTTCAGAGAGGGTGTGGAAAAAGGAACATGAAATATCATTTTTGCCtcttgtttttcaataaaattgcaaaattgCCATCCACATCAGCAAGTGGTATGAGGTGTGTACAAGAGAGAGTGGTTGATCTATCATTTTCCAATCAAAATAATATCTACTTGGTTGCCAGCATGACTGCAGAGATAAAAGTCAAATTCTGTCGGATGGCAAATTTTAGTATCGACAACAGTACCTGAAAGacatataaaaattaagaaaatatttcaatcttATTCGACAATAACTTTAAGAACAAACAcattatgaaataatttatgtatgtaTGCAATTTAGTAATGTTCCACTTACCAGGCAATATATTTCCACTCTTATCAGTACTGCTCCTGCTCCTGTTCCTATGGTTGTTTGGGAATAACCGAGTATGATGTCATTTTTGTACAATAATGAAAGTTACTGGAGGCTGATAATTTGGTTCTAAGGAAGCACATGCCTGCAAAGATATGGATTATATTAGAATATATGTTTGTTATGAATACCATTTTAAATGTATGATAAGAGAAAGCAATTGACAACATTGACCTTCTGGATTGCATCCAACTCATAAAGCAATACTTGGTAAAATTGTCCCTCACTTACACCATCCCTGTTTAAGTTTCTTTGTTAGTATACCAATAAAACTAACACTTTCATCAACATGTATTATAGATattgaatcataaattaaacataaggacctgtaaaatataatttgcaGTGGCTTCTGTCCCGTGGCCTTTCAAAAAGAAATCAGTAAATCTTTGCACAAGAAAAAGGTACATAGCCACATTAATAACCAACCAAAAACAACATTCAAAAATAGCAGAGTGAAATTCATATTACTATTACCTTAGCATGCCACCACTCACTGTGTCGCGAACAGGATCATGCCAAGTTTTGTATAAATCTTGTATAAGTTCCTGTCTATGAGCTTGAGCACACACTAAACCAGCATATTTTGTCACTTCAGGCCAGTCTTGGGAAGCTACAACCTATATAGATTGGAAAGCAAGTATCAGTTACAAAAAATCCTCAATAAACATTACAATGCTAATAAAAATCAAGATGATAGATTAGATAAATACAGCTGCCATTGAGGGGCTAGAGTCTTCTCCATTTTCAGGGTGTGTAACATCTGCCCCAAAAATTATGGTCGGTGTCGCTAACTAATGGTATTCTGTAGCTTGCAGCGTCAAGAAGAATAGTGTTTCTCCCTCCCATCTGCACCAAGAAGAGGGTAACACTTTTTAATTCTTGGATGTAGTTATGAGAATTGAGAGAAATTTGCTGAAAAATCATTGTAGAAGCAAATGAGAGAGGTTCAGTAGAGAGAGAGTACGGTGGAGAGTCatgggggaagaagagagataaTTCTTTTTTAGAAAAGTAAGTGGGTACTGCCTTGGAAACTTGAATTAATTAAACGTGTGTACTGTGTACAATGCAATTATGATTTAAAATTGAAAGACAACTTTTATTGAAAATAGATGGATTGTGTGGAGATCAATAAAGATGCATCTAACAGCCACAACAGTTTGAAGCCAAAACCATCAAGATTAGGGTTGACACAATTTGTTAATATTGTTATTCATATTAGAAATAAGTATGATATGATGTATGAtaagatggaaaaaaaatagggttaaatatgtttttgatccttataaatataccaactttttgttttaatctctctaaaattttcctttttttttttttttttttttttctgttgaaAGAAATTTGTGATCTTGTTTTCAGACTTAAGCAATGATGTAGGAGAATGCATCGGCCTAGCCTGCCACATTTCTTTAAATTCTATCAACGTAGATCCATCACCTCTGAGGTTACTTGTTCATGATGAATTTTGTCATTTAGAGATTTAAGATCCTCTTCCCAATTTTGGCATCAGGGAAGATGTCTATAAACCTCAATTTTCCTTCCTTGTTGATCCGTTGCTATTTTCAGGGAAGCTAGAGATCTTTCCAACTTATCTTCCTTTCAATCTCTTGGAGCTATATACGACCTCAAAGAAATGTTCTCACTCTCATTTTCATTAGTTTCCCTTTTACCCAAGTAAATGGATTGCAATCCTGAACAATTGAACATATTTAACCAATACTTAAGatcaaacacaattaaaataaaagtgttttttcttgacaaaaaaaagtggGGGGTTCATCCATATATATGTTCAGTAACTCAATAATAAAAAGCaaccttataaaaataaatatattatataattttgacaAGGATaagtatataatattttttcaaaaaataaatatttcccAGTGGATAATAGCATACCAGGTTAAATAAGCAGATGTAAGTTTTGTCACTTTGACAAATATACTATAACTACTTGATGATAGTGAtacaaataataacaataattataaaaaaatcacaacaacaaaaaaatatccacAGTACGTGGATATGGGAGAGTGCACGTGTCCTGTCCTGATTTGTAGCTTTGTTATGGTGTTCTCAACAGATATCACAAAGCCAAAAGCGCGGTTTTGGATTCCAACCTGAACGCTCTAAGGTCACCTTCTTCTTCCATTGAAATCACATGTTTGGAAAATTCATTTTGGTTAGTACTCATTGTTCATCATTTTACCCTATGATCCTTGTTTTTACACTGACACCTTATCCCTTAGCTTATCAATAAATTCTTGATTATCAACCATACAAGGTATGTCACTAGTTGTCATTCAGCAGCAGAATATTCTGCATACAAAGTCCTTTCTAAGTGTCAGATTAGATCTGTACTTAAACAAACAACCTCAGTCTAGAATTTCCAATCTAGTTTTCAGCTTGGTTTCTAACCACAGTCATAGAAAACTATATCTTGGTGGGACAAAAATGGTACCTATTAATAAAATCAGGCACAGTTTCTATCCCGTTGAATGTCAACAAGGCTTGcctgatgaagatgaagatgatgatgatgatgatgatgatgtctGTCCTGTTGAATGTGTGAGAGAATTCAAGACTGATGATGAGTTCCTCAAAATTCTAGATAAGTCTAAAGGAACTGGATCTCTTGTTGTGGTGGATTTCTTCCGAACTTCTTGTGGAAGCTGCAAGTATATTGAGCAGGGTTTTGCTAAGTTGTGCAAGAAATCTGGTAGCCATGATGTTCCTGTTATCTTTCTAAAGCACAATGTAAGTATTCTATATCTGTTGTTAACTGTTTAACTCCTTTATATTGAAGAGTTCTTaacataattgatttatttagttTGTCTATGGTTACTATTTAGTTACAAATTAGTTAGTGACTGATGGATTAACAAATGTTAGTTGtgatttgtgttgattttgtAAATTGTGTTTTATATATAGAACACCAATGTATCACATTTGTATTATCATTATTTGCTTTATCATTGACTCTCAAACTAGAGATTTTTATTCGATTAATAATTAGATTGAGAAAGTTAACTTTTATCAAGACTCTTAGTTATCACTCCCCTCTTATTGCAGGTGATTGATGAGTATGATGAAGAATCCGAGGTTGCGGAACGACTTAGAATCAGGgtatttatttctcttttattgaTTTCAGACTAGCATGTATCTGCCATCAGTATCTTCTACATGTTTCTTGTCTCATAACTTGTCTTTACAAGTTTGATGATTAGTCTCTTAGTTTGCATTCAATTGATGCATAATCTTGTTCTCTTAGTATGATGCATAATCTTGACTACTCTCTTTTGACACTTATCTCTCAAAACTATATTACTCTACTGATGATAATTCTATCTTCTCCCTACATGCTTTAAATATCTAGCTGTGCGTCATTTGTACCAAAATCAACCTAttgcaaaataataattatcagTACAAAACCATATTCATGCTTTATTGACAACAAACTAATGCAGGCAGTGCCTCTCTTCCACTTCTACAAAGATGGGAAACTGTTGGAAGCATTCCCAACCAGAGACAAAGAAAGGATTCTTGCTGCCATCCTCAAGTACTCATCTCTTGAAGCAGAAGATATTTTGAGCTAACTTCAAGCTCAAGGGATGGTGTCACAGCGCCCTGTTGTACGTATAAATCAGTCTTTGTGTGTGACAGTATATTCATTAAACAACATTTTAGTATTTATACTCAGAAGAATAAAATACTTTAGTCCTGTCAGCCTAATTCATTTTGTTGGGAAGTATCCAGTGGAGAATTTACCAAAACAGAAAAAGAGTAATGGTACCTTTTAATGTTTGCTGATACTAGATTAGTAGTAGATGATTCTGGCTGTGAATgtgattcaaaacaaaaatgagtATATGTAAAGTTTATTTCATTAAATTGTTACCAGCTATCATGATTTCCATATTTGATATGTATACTtcgatttgtttttttttttcctcaagaaaatgattatgtgatagTACAATCAACAATAACTAATCCCTCCCCTAGTAGAACTTTTTTCATGAGTTTGAGAAGGATAACTGAATCTCTAAGATCGTGCAAGGGAGTTTGGAACGGTTATTGGCCAACCGAAAGATGAAAACTTCGTCATGGAGGACTATTTTTATGAGTTTGAGAAGTTATTTTGCACGATTGAATTGAGAATTTCTTGAAATAATTGTTGAAACAACCAAAATGAAACTTCTATACACTCTTCATTTTATTCTCATCcgtttaagttttattttataataaaaaaaaaaaaaaattgagaacacAAGGAACATTCCAACA
It encodes:
- the LOC11420908 gene encoding thioredoxin-like 4, chloroplastic; amino-acid sequence: MSLVVIQQQNILHTKSFLSVRLDLYLNKQPQSRISNLVFSLVSNHSHRKLYLGGTKMVPINKIRHSFYPVECQQGLPDEDEDDDDDDDDVCPVECVREFKTDDEFLKILDKSKGTGSLVVVDFFRTSCGSCKYIEQGFAKLCKKSGSHDVPVIFLKHNVIDEYDEESEVAERLRIRAVPLFHFYKDGKLLEAFPTRDKERILAAILKYSSLEAEDILS